In Colletotrichum higginsianum IMI 349063 chromosome 1, whole genome shotgun sequence, one genomic interval encodes:
- a CDS encoding Tat pathway signal sequence, with product MLAASRFIRRVMTSAYANGSAKAAYSSSAATTTALSRWSIATKQLPAVDKIKSLHIYDFDNTLFKTPLPNPALWSGPTIGVLSSQDVICNGGWWHDSRILSATGDGADAEEKRAWEGWWNEKIVDLVKLSIKQKDALCVLLTGRSERGFGELIKRMVQSKGLDFDMIGLKPAVSPTNQHFSSTMHFKQLFLAAVMETYKNADEIRIYEDRPKHVKGFRDFMAEYNRKQNINATRTRGPITAEVVQVADLSTTLDPVVEVAEVQHMINLHNEEIAKQPTDVRPNRLMVKKTVYFTGYMISKEDTARLMKLAQIPSGMPEQELKFHANNILICPRPCPASILEKVGGMGSKMKWEVTGTACFENSIWAASLRPVPATAKFHTDNPSPLVVLALRKGARPVDAGKIQNWQPVPADRAMTFETTVGEKMILRIEPEDPREDEYESLFANKSSKRKHDGGDYSRDHHRHGHNPYNGRNERRDFHSGGGGGGRGQGRGSHRGGGGGRGGRGHRGNGKGGRGGRGMHGYRSLDDVEPRNQQGGYGQPVEYDDNSYSSLPAQQQQQQQGGGFHGQQQQYQLPLSAWQQGPPSNAPTGPSGGRPMGGGGNHSGGGGSDLQNYY from the exons ATGTTGGCAGCTTCCAGATTCATCCGCCGAGTCATGACGTCTGCATACGCCAATGGCTCCGCCAAGGCGGCCTattcttcctcggccgcgacgacgactgcTCTGAGCCGATGGAGCATCGCGACGAAGCAGCTTCCAGCCGTCGACAAGATCAAGTCACTGCACATCTACGACTTCGACAATACCC TCTTCAAAACCCCTTTGCCGAACCCCGCACTATGGAGCGGTCCTACGATCGGCGTGCTGTCGAGCCAGGACGTCATCTGCAATGGCGGTTGGTGGCACGACTCCCGAATCCTCTCAGCGacaggcgacggcgccgacgccgaggagaagcgcgCGTGGGAGGGCTGGTGGAACGAGAAGATTGTCGACCTGGTGAAGCTGAGCATCAAGCAGAAGGACGCCCTGTGCGTGCTGCTGACGGGCCGCTCCGAGCGAGGCTTCGGGGAGCTCATCAAGAGGATGGTCCAGAGCAAAGGCCTCGACTTTGACATGATCGGCCTAAAGCCTGCCGTCAGCCCGACGAACCAGCACTTTTCGAGCACCATGCACTTCAAGCAGCTCTtcctggccgccgtcatggAGACCTATAAGAACGCCGACGAGATCCGCATCTACGAGGACCGCCCGAAGCATGTCAAGGGGTTCAGAGATTTCATGGCCGAGTACAACCGGAAGCAGAACATCAACGCCACACGCACGCGCGGCCCCATCACGGCTGAGGTCGTCCAGGTGGCGGATCTGTCGACAACGTTGGACCCCGTGGTCGAGGTTGCCGAGGTGCAGCACATGATCAACCTTCACAACGAGGAGATCGCGAAGCAACCCACCGACGTGCGCCCGAACCGGCTCATGGTTAAAAAGACCGTCTACTTCACGGGTTACATGATTAGTAAAGAGGACACAGCGCGTCTGATGAAGCTGGCCCAGATCCCCTCCGGCATGCCCGAGCAGGAGCTCAAGTTCCACGCCAACAACATCCTCATCTGCCCACGCCCCTGCCCGGCCAGCATCCTGGAAAAGGTTGGTGGCATGGGCAGCAAAATGAAATGGGAGGTCACCGGCACGGCATGTTTCGAGAACAGTATCTGGGCGGCCAGCCTGCGACCAGTCCCCGCCACGGCCAAGTTCCATACCGACAACCCCTCCccgctcgtcgtccttgccctGCGCAAAGGCGCGCGCcccgtcgatgccggcaaGATTCAAAACTGGCAACCCGTGCCCGCCGACAGGGCTATGACGTTCGAGACGACCGtcggcgagaagatgatACTCCGCATCGAGCCCGAGGACCCTCGCGAGGACGAGTACGAATCGCTCTTCGCCAATAAGTCTTCTAAAAGGAaacacgacggcggcgactaCTCCCGCGATCACCACCGCCACGGACACAACCCCTATAACGGCCGCAACGAGCGCCGCGACTTCCACtcgggtggaggaggaggtggccgTGGTCAGGGCCGCGGCAGTcaccgcggcggcggcggcggcagaggagGCAGAGGCCACCGTGGTAACGGCAAAGGCggtcgcggcgggcgaggcaTGCACGGCTACCGCtcgctcgacgacgtcgagccgCGGAACCAGCAAGGAGGTTACGGTCAGCCTGTTGAGTATGATGACAACAGTTACTCGTCCCTCCcggcgcagcagcagcagcagcaacagggcggcggctttcacggccaacagcagcagtacCAGCTGCCTCTTAGCGCCTGGCAGCAGGGTCCCCCTTCCAACGCCCCGACCGGCCCGTCTGGGGGACGTCCCatgggaggcggcggcaatcacagcggcgggggcgggagCGACCTACAGAACTACTACTAG